In Ruminiclostridium josui JCM 17888, the genomic window TCCATCAAAAATGAATGGGTTGTATTTTTATACAATCTATTCCTTATTTTAATCTCTAAGGAGTTTTCTAAGCTCGTCCATAAAAGTATTTATATCCTTGAATTGCCTATAAACAGACGCAAATCTCACATAAGCAACTTCATCCATAGTTTTAAGCTTTGCCATAACCATTTCACCTATATCTTCTGTAGTTACTTCTCTTTGAAGTGAGTTATGCAGTTGTGATTCAATGCTTTCTACCATTTTCTCCAAATCATTTATAGAGACGGGCCTTTTCTCACATGCTCTCAAGAGTCCATTCATCAGTTTATCTCTATCAAAAGGCTGTCTTGACTTATCCTTTTTAATTACCATCAAAGGTAGACTTTCAACCTTTTCATATGTAGTAAATCTTCTATTACATTTTGTACATTCACGTCTTCTTCTGATAGCAGAGCCTTCATCTGTGGGTCTGGAATCAATAACCTTATCTTCTATAAAACCGCAAAATGGACACTTCATTTGTTTATATCCTCCTGTTGTAAAAGCAAGTGTTTTTATGCTTATTCCATTTTACCTTATTTGATAATATTTGTATACATACAGTAACTATCATTCTAAAAACTTTCTTACAATATTTTCATTGGTTTCAACAAGTATTATTTCGTCACCAACCTTAATTACATTTTCCCATGGAATTATGTATTCATTGTCCTTTCCAAACATACCAAACATGCCAAACCATTTACCCGGTATAGGTACTACTATCCCCTCTATTCTTCCGTCATTGAGGTTTATTTCCACATCTGAAACCATTCCCAGACGTGTACCATCAGAAACGTTTATAACTTCCTTATCCTTCAAACTACTTGCTCTTCTCATGTATTGACCTCCGCAATTTTAAAAAAATTAGGACATATATTAATAATTATATGTCCTAATTTTTTTGATATGAAATATTTAACTCTTCATATTTATTAAATGTATTTTTTCATATGCATTAATGCAGTCTTTTCAAGTCTTGATACCTGTGCCTGCGAAATTCCAATTTCATCTGCAACTTCCATTTGAGTTCTTCCTTCAAAAAACCTGAGATTAAGAATCAGTTTTTCCCTGTCATTTAGTTTTCGCATGGCTTCTTTCAAGGAAATTGTTTCAAGCCAGTTCTCGTCAATATTTTTGTCATCACTGACCTGATCCATTACATAAATAGCATCTCCTCCGTCATGGTAAACAGACTCAAATAACGATATGGGGTCTTGAATCGCATCCAATGCAAAAACAATATCCTCTTTGGGAAGTTGAAGTTCCTGAGCCAGTTCTGCGATTGTAGGCTCTTTTGAATTTTTTGTAGTTAGTCTCTCCTTTGCCTGTAATGCTTTATATGCAATATCTCGCAAAGAACGGCTAACTCTTATGGAGTTATTATCTCTTAGATATCTTCTGATTTCACCGATTATCATTGGGACTGCATAAGTTGAAAACTTTACATTTTGACTTACATCAAAATTATCTATAGCTTTTATTAAACCTATACAACCTACCTGAAACAAATCATCTACGTATTCTCCTCTATTATTAAATCTCTGAATAACGCTCAAAACAAGCCTGAGATTTCCTTTTATAAACTCATCTCTAGCAGAATTATCACCATTATGCATTCTTTCAAACAATACTTTTTTCTGTTCATTTGTAAGAACAGGAAGTTTAGATGTATTAACACCACATATTTCAACTTTATTGATAAGCATATAAAAAACCTCCAGAGCAATAATAACTGTGCAATATCATTATTGCCATGAAGGTCTATTTTATACTGAATCAGCATTCAAAATATTTTTCTTGAAACCCTTGACAATCTTGCTTTTGCGGGCTCAACGGCTTCTCTCTAGGTCATCCTGCTAATCTCTTTTTTCAGTCTGCTGATAATTCTTTTTTCAAGTCTCGAAATATATGATTGTGATATCCCCAACATATCCGCTACTTCTTTTTGGGTTTTTTCAACACCGTTTGAAAGACCAAATCGGAGTTCCATGATTTTCTTTTCCCTTACTGATAATTTTTTCATAGCTGCAGCAAGAAGCTCCTTATCAACCTCATCCTCAATACTTCTATGAATCATATCATTATCAGTTCCAAGTATATCCGACAGTAATAGTTCATTACCATCCCAATCAATATTTAAAGGTTCGTCAATAGATATTTCTGCCTTAACCCTGTTATTTCTTCTCAAATACATGAGTATTTCATTTTCAATACATCTTGAAGCATATGTTGCAAGCTTAATGTTTTTTGAAGGATTGAAGGTATTTATAGCCTTTATCAAACCTATAGTACCTATGGAAATCAAATCTTCTACTCCTACGCCCGTGTTTTCAAATTTTCTTGCAATATAAACAACTAGCCTGAGATTTCTCTCAATTAAAATACTTTTAACGCCATAATCACTTTGCTCAAGTTTATTAAGGAGGTATGTCTCCTCGTCTAAGGTAAGAGGAGGCGGTAAGGCCTCACTGCCTCCTATGTAATGTATTGGAAATACGCTCCCAATCTTAAATTTCCTTAATAGCGTTTCGTACTTAATTAGTAAGTACATCTTACACCTGGATACTAAATTCATTTAGCTGTCCCCTTTCAAATATGTATATAGTAATTTAGCCTACGCAACCAGTTCCGGGCCAAGC contains:
- the nrdR gene encoding transcriptional regulator NrdR, producing the protein MKCPFCGFIEDKVIDSRPTDEGSAIRRRRECTKCNRRFTTYEKVESLPLMVIKKDKSRQPFDRDKLMNGLLRACEKRPVSINDLEKMVESIESQLHNSLQREVTTEDIGEMVMAKLKTMDEVAYVRFASVYRQFKDINTFMDELRKLLRD
- a CDS encoding YlmC/YmxH family sporulation protein; this translates as MRRASSLKDKEVINVSDGTRLGMVSDVEINLNDGRIEGIVVPIPGKWFGMFGMFGKDNEYIIPWENVIKVGDEIILVETNENIVRKFLE
- the sigG gene encoding RNA polymerase sporulation sigma factor SigG codes for the protein MLINKVEICGVNTSKLPVLTNEQKKVLFERMHNGDNSARDEFIKGNLRLVLSVIQRFNNRGEYVDDLFQVGCIGLIKAIDNFDVSQNVKFSTYAVPMIIGEIRRYLRDNNSIRVSRSLRDIAYKALQAKERLTTKNSKEPTIAELAQELQLPKEDIVFALDAIQDPISLFESVYHDGGDAIYVMDQVSDDKNIDENWLETISLKEAMRKLNDREKLILNLRFFEGRTQMEVADEIGISQAQVSRLEKTALMHMKKYI
- the sigE gene encoding RNA polymerase sporulation sigma factor SigE codes for the protein MNLVSRCKMYLLIKYETLLRKFKIGSVFPIHYIGGSEALPPPLTLDEETYLLNKLEQSDYGVKSILIERNLRLVVYIARKFENTGVGVEDLISIGTIGLIKAINTFNPSKNIKLATYASRCIENEILMYLRRNNRVKAEISIDEPLNIDWDGNELLLSDILGTDNDMIHRSIEDEVDKELLAAAMKKLSVREKKIMELRFGLSNGVEKTQKEVADMLGISQSYISRLEKRIISRLKKEISRMT